The Delphinus delphis chromosome 10, mDelDel1.2, whole genome shotgun sequence genome includes a region encoding these proteins:
- the FAM240A gene encoding protein FAM240A — protein sequence MNNQYVRREVFCRNTCDELKRFWEREIGKQTYYRESEEHRLGRSALAKLREEWKQKLETKLRLRNNSDETEKRANVGQELH from the exons ATGAACAATCAGTACGTCCGCCGGGAGGTCTTCTGCCGGAACACCTGTGACGAGCTCAAACGCTTCTGGGAAAGAGAAATTGGCAAACAGACTTACTACCGAGAATCAGAAGAGCATCGCCTGGGAAGAAGTGCACTGGCAAA gCTCAGAGAAGAATGGAAGCAGAAACTGGAAACAAAGCTGAGACTACGGAACAATTCAGATGAGACAGAAAAGCGGGCCAATGTTGGCCAAGAGCTTCACTGA